CGGCGACGCGACGATCATGAAGGTCATCGCGCGCAGCAGCGTCGGCTCCAGGGCCGCGCCGAACGCCATCGGCACCGCGAGCAGCGCGACCGTCGCGGCGACCATGCCGAGCGAGTACCGCCGCTCGACCTTCTCGATGAACAGCTGCGTCGGCGCCTTCGTCCGGGACGCCTCCTCGACCATCGTCACGATCCGCGCGAGCACCGAGTCGGCCGGGTCCCGCCCGACCCGCACGGTGAGGGCGCCGGTGCCGTTCAGCGTCCCGGCGAACACCTCGTCGCCGGGCCCCTTCGCGGCGGGCAGCGGCTCCCCGGTGATCGTGGCCTGATCGACCTCGCTCGTCCCGGCCAGGACCCGTCCGTCCCCGCCGATCCGCTCCCCGGGCCGCACCACGATGGTGTCGCCCGCCCGCAGCCGTCCGGCCGGGACCGTCTCCTCGCCGCCGTCGCCGGTCCGCCGGACGGCCGTGGCGGGCGCGAGGTCGAGCAGCCCGCGCACGGAGTCGGCGGTGCGGGCGGTCGCGACCGCCTCCAGCGCGCCGGACGTCGCGAAGATGACGATCAGCAGCGCGCCGTCCATGACCTGCCCGATCGACGCCGCGCCCAACGCCGCGAGCACCATCAGCAGGTCGACGTCGAGGGTCCGTTCGCGGAGCGCCCGCAGGCCCGCGAGCCCCGGCTCCCAGCCGCCCGCCGCGTAGACGAGCGCGTACAGCGTCCCCCACGCCCAGGCGGGCGCGCCGAGGAGTTGCAGGGGGAGCGCGACGGCGAACCCCGCCAGCGCCGCGCCCGCCCAGCGGACCTCGGGCAGGTCGAGGAACCGCCGCGCGGTCGCACGGCCCCCGCCGTCCCGGACGGTGCCGCGCGGGGGAGCGGCGGGGAGCAGATCGGTGGACATCGCGGCGGGCTCCTTCGCAGGGCATGATGACTGGAACACATGAACAATAATTCAAGTGTCGCCCGGATGCGTACGATGTGTCCATGGGCCACGGAGTCGCACCCCTCGCCGGCGGGGTGCCGCGCGCCCGGCTGGACGCGGCCACCGCCGCGAAGGTCGCCACCACCCTGCAGGCCCTCGCCACCCCGTCCCGGCTGCTCATCCTCGCCCGGCTCCGCGAGGGCCCGCTCGCCGCCACCGAACTCGCCGCCGAGGTCGGGATGGAGCAGTCGGCCTGCTCCCACCAGCTCCGCCTGCTGCGCAACCTCGGCCTGGTGACCGGCACCCGCAAGGGCCGCTCCATCGTCTACGCCCTGTACGACGACCACGTCGCCGAACTCCTCGACCAGGCCCTCTACCACGTCGAGCACCTCGGCCTCGGCCTGACCGACGCCCCGGACGCCTGATCCCGGACGCCCGGCCCCGGACGCGCGCCGCCTGTCCGCCCGTCGCGGAACCGGTGCGCGCCGAACCCGGCCGGGCCGTCGCGGCGTGTCAGAGGGCGCGCGTGACGCGGGGGTCGGTCGAGGGGACCGGGGTCTCGCGGCCGACCCACGGGTCGCCGCCGAAGTGGTCCCGGAAGATCTTCTCGGCGGTGCGGGTCGCGAGGGCCTGGGCGGTCAGGGTCGGGTTGGGGCCGCCGAGGCTGTTGGGGAGCGCGGAGTTGTCGGCGATGTACAGGCCCCGCACCCAGCGGCTCTGGGCGTCGGCGTCCAGCACCGAGTCGGCGGCGCGGTGCCCCATGCGCATCGTCGAGTGGACGTGCAGGAGCAGCGGCGACCAGTCCATCCGGTAGACGGTGCGGGCCCCGGCGCGGCGGAGCAGTTCGGTCGCGCGGCGCGCCAGGAACTCCCGGTGGGCGCGGGTGCGGCGGCTGCGGGTGCGGCCGTCCAGCCGCACCTTGGCGACGGCGCCGTGCTCGTCGGCGACGGGCAGGCCCGACAGGACGACCCGGTTGTCCGGCTCCACGTCGTCGCCGGTCAGCACCAGGATGTTCACCAGCCGGTCGATGCCGTTGAGCATCGCGTCCTTGAGTT
The nucleotide sequence above comes from Actinomadura algeriensis. Encoded proteins:
- a CDS encoding ArsR/SmtB family transcription factor translates to MGHGVAPLAGGVPRARLDAATAAKVATTLQALATPSRLLILARLREGPLAATELAAEVGMEQSACSHQLRLLRNLGLVTGTRKGRSIVYALYDDHVAELLDQALYHVEHLGLGLTDAPDA